Proteins found in one Paenibacillus wynnii genomic segment:
- a CDS encoding ABC transporter substrate-binding protein produces the protein MKLHDQYLKLHSQHGSSNQIDVTLDELALTLGCTHRNALHVVNKMVAQDWISWTPSRGRGRRSLLKFLIPPEDIAVQSMMQAISRKDIGSAIAGIKTHAKSSVLQDTLQGWLLAYFGHHAEMNHNRQIDTLRLPITQQLHTFDPLYMNLLAESFVSSHVFDGLVRRGSNRDEIVPNLAHAWETDESRTLWTFFLRKEVPFHHGKVLSSKDVVYSFQRLIQSPQRTLYSSIFKEIQEVTAVNPSTVRIQLKRPNELFLPFLCTSRAAIVPHELVQWGESGFGRKPVGTGPFKVSEMNENLCILEVFPYYFRGRAHLDRVEILNIPWTVEAALSESGSPFHVIQNPTLEGEGTWSRIHSESFIRKFVTCNTQKKGPLSDPVIRANLISCLKNDATLPVHKQLVSIPSIPLQIATISQYQGDAESIAATLAGHGYLCKVVTSSPEDFKGPIRMESDLIVFSLFRDQDEQLRLFDLYRTLSQHIEQHIRADVEGWLNIIARESNSVVRVQSFQRIEDLLIGQNHLHILHEKPIETAYLPSVRGVTFNSQGWVDLRHVWFPPLL, from the coding sequence ATGAAGCTGCATGACCAATATTTGAAGCTGCATTCCCAACATGGAAGCTCAAACCAAATCGATGTTACATTGGACGAGTTGGCGCTAACCTTAGGCTGCACCCACCGAAATGCCCTTCATGTTGTGAATAAAATGGTAGCTCAGGACTGGATTTCCTGGACACCTAGTCGTGGGCGTGGACGCCGTTCTTTGCTGAAGTTTCTAATCCCCCCAGAAGATATAGCCGTGCAATCCATGATGCAGGCCATAAGTCGAAAAGATATAGGAAGTGCCATTGCAGGAATCAAAACCCATGCTAAATCCTCGGTGCTGCAGGATACGTTGCAAGGTTGGCTGCTTGCGTATTTTGGACATCATGCTGAGATGAACCATAACCGACAAATTGATACTCTAAGATTGCCTATCACCCAGCAGCTTCACACCTTTGATCCTCTCTATATGAATTTGCTTGCCGAGTCCTTTGTTTCTAGTCATGTGTTCGATGGCCTAGTTAGACGGGGAAGTAACCGGGATGAGATTGTTCCGAATCTCGCTCATGCCTGGGAGACCGATGAAAGCCGAACACTGTGGACTTTTTTCCTGCGAAAAGAAGTCCCTTTTCACCACGGGAAGGTTCTCAGTTCCAAAGACGTTGTATATTCCTTTCAGAGGCTCATTCAAAGTCCGCAGCGAACTCTATACAGCAGTATCTTCAAAGAAATTCAAGAAGTAACAGCCGTGAATCCATCCACCGTAAGAATCCAATTAAAAAGACCCAATGAGCTGTTCCTCCCCTTTCTCTGTACAAGCCGTGCAGCCATTGTCCCGCATGAGCTGGTGCAGTGGGGAGAGAGCGGCTTTGGCAGGAAACCCGTGGGAACAGGACCTTTTAAAGTCAGTGAAATGAATGAGAACCTATGTATCTTGGAGGTATTTCCCTATTACTTCCGTGGAAGAGCGCACTTGGATCGGGTGGAGATTCTGAATATTCCTTGGACGGTTGAAGCAGCTCTGTCCGAGTCCGGTTCTCCTTTTCACGTCATTCAGAATCCAACTCTTGAGGGCGAGGGTACTTGGAGCCGCATCCATTCGGAGTCTTTTATCCGTAAATTCGTCACCTGTAATACGCAAAAAAAAGGGCCGCTAAGCGACCCCGTCATTCGTGCTAACCTTATATCTTGTCTTAAGAATGACGCAACATTACCTGTTCATAAGCAACTGGTATCTATACCATCGATCCCCCTGCAAATTGCAACGATCTCTCAATATCAGGGAGATGCCGAATCTATTGCCGCCACATTGGCTGGACACGGTTATCTCTGCAAGGTTGTAACCTCTTCTCCCGAAGACTTCAAGGGTCCCATTCGCATGGAATCCGATCTGATTGTGTTCTCCTTGTTCCGGGATCAGGATGAGCAGCTCAGGCTATTCGACTTATACCGTACTTTATCACAGCATATAGAACAGCATATAAGAGCGGATGTTGAAGGGTGGCTGAACATCATTGCCCGAGAATCGAACTCTGTGGTAAGAGTACAATCTTTTCAACGCATTGAAGACCTGTTGATTGGACAGAATCACCTGCATATATTGCATGAAAAACCTATAGAAACCGCCTACCTGCCTTCTGTTCGCGGAGTGACTTTCAACAGTCAGGGCTGGGTAGATTTGCGGCATGTGTGGTTCCCGCCACTGTTATAG
- a CDS encoding DUF4153 domain-containing protein, producing MVDEITPKKEPAYTALMVGFLLAAVHQYLFYGNAIGVSYPIFVVFYYMYMLYYSKDRVRKATWFSYAWLGAILLLSLTYVLFSNPFFFSLNLIAIPALIILHMTFMLHRSQLSWASASLIKKALEQLFPQTFRQWANLLGSLKKTAGIKVKEGQKDVYRKVLIGLLISCPLLLVVVSLLSSADGIFNQVLSEISQGLNQISFGEGFIRTFWVVALGLGFFGYLWGFVKPHVPEEKPNKKAVDFSELFPSIKLDPIIATTVLFAVNTVYVLFVVVQFSYLFGAWEGILPEGSSYADYARNGFFELIMVTSINFMILMSTLLLGEKGKELQNKMINVLLYILVACSTVMLYSAYTRLDLYEEAYGYTYIRFLVHAFMLFLGILLIIAGLRIHYQRLPLVKCYILLGVTSYLLMNYIGMDVMIANNNMERYQVSGKLDTDYLLTLSPEATPILIEFSREENGMLDTYLKEEWKSTATSYPKWQSFNLSQYRSQRELDKYFAQ from the coding sequence ATGGTAGATGAAATTACGCCGAAAAAAGAGCCTGCTTATACAGCATTAATGGTTGGGTTTCTGTTGGCAGCCGTACATCAGTATCTCTTTTATGGAAATGCCATCGGGGTTTCTTATCCAATATTTGTTGTCTTTTACTATATGTATATGCTTTATTACAGTAAAGATAGGGTTCGGAAGGCGACGTGGTTCAGTTATGCATGGCTGGGTGCTATTCTCTTGCTCTCCTTAACTTATGTGCTGTTCTCTAACCCGTTCTTCTTCAGTCTTAATCTGATAGCCATTCCGGCGCTTATCATTCTACATATGACTTTCATGCTGCATCGAAGCCAATTATCCTGGGCATCTGCTTCTCTAATCAAGAAGGCTCTGGAGCAGCTTTTTCCACAAACCTTTAGGCAATGGGCCAACCTACTAGGTTCTCTGAAAAAAACAGCAGGAATCAAAGTTAAGGAGGGGCAAAAGGATGTATACCGCAAAGTTCTAATTGGATTATTGATTTCCTGTCCACTGCTGTTGGTGGTTGTATCGTTACTTTCCTCGGCGGATGGGATTTTTAATCAAGTGCTTTCAGAGATTTCTCAAGGGTTGAACCAGATTTCTTTCGGTGAAGGATTTATCCGCACGTTTTGGGTAGTTGCTCTCGGCCTGGGTTTTTTCGGATATTTGTGGGGGTTTGTGAAGCCTCATGTACCTGAAGAAAAGCCAAATAAGAAAGCTGTGGACTTCTCAGAACTCTTCCCTTCCATTAAGCTTGATCCCATTATCGCAACAACTGTTTTGTTTGCCGTGAATACCGTATATGTACTGTTTGTTGTGGTGCAATTCTCGTATTTATTCGGGGCATGGGAAGGGATTCTGCCAGAGGGGAGTTCTTACGCAGATTATGCACGGAACGGATTTTTTGAGCTGATTATGGTGACATCCATTAACTTTATGATCTTAATGAGTACACTGCTACTGGGCGAAAAGGGTAAGGAATTACAGAACAAAATGATCAATGTTCTTCTGTATATATTGGTTGCTTGCTCCACGGTAATGCTGTACTCCGCTTATACACGTTTGGATCTTTATGAGGAAGCTTACGGATATACTTATATTCGATTTCTAGTGCATGCCTTTATGCTATTTCTGGGTATATTGCTGATTATTGCGGGTCTACGGATACATTATCAACGGCTTCCACTGGTAAAATGTTATATTCTACTGGGTGTGACATCCTATCTCCTGATGAACTATATAGGAATGGATGTTATGATTGCGAACAATAATATGGAACGATATCAAGTGAGCGGCAAACTGGATACGGATTACTTGCTTACTCTTTCTCCTGAAGCGACACCTATTTTGATTGAATTCAGCCGGGAAGAAAACGGGATGCTGGACACTTATTTAAAGGAGGAATGGAAGAGCACTGCTACATCCTACCCGAAATGGCAGTCCTTCAATCTATCGCAGTACCGGTCACAACGAGAGTTGGATAAATATTTTGCACAATAA
- a CDS encoding lipid II flippase Amj family protein: MLEQVLLVSLFTFIIHLSETLTYSLRLAGVRLGKLAVALSLSGVILLISRTANMLQGPLTGNILDFVKHNAGYNIMDSFQMIIGAATLGTFTALLLFPSAVLLSSRIISHLEVAGSIPQMILSSVSLQKIKHARVHLRFPKLSMLSRLRIGGIPKRLVVLNVVVTAIYTIGVLAALLASTLTTENSIAASQSSGLINGMATILLTLLIDPQIGLITDKVLRGEKEFSALSKVFGLLMLSRLLGTILAQVLLLPAAYWIHWMVSVL, from the coding sequence TTGCTGGAGCAAGTCTTACTAGTATCTTTGTTCACTTTTATTATTCACCTATCCGAGACCCTTACTTATTCTCTTCGTCTAGCGGGTGTACGTTTAGGGAAATTGGCTGTGGCCTTGTCCTTATCTGGAGTCATATTGCTCATATCGAGAACAGCTAATATGCTACAGGGCCCACTTACCGGCAATATTTTAGATTTCGTAAAACATAATGCAGGTTATAATATAATGGATTCGTTTCAGATGATTATCGGTGCAGCAACATTAGGGACTTTTACAGCGCTATTACTTTTTCCATCCGCTGTCTTGCTGTCCTCTAGGATAATATCCCATTTAGAAGTTGCAGGGTCCATCCCTCAAATGATTCTTTCTTCCGTTTCCCTACAAAAGATAAAACATGCACGAGTTCATTTACGCTTCCCTAAATTATCTATGCTGTCTCGGTTGAGAATTGGAGGCATCCCCAAAAGGCTCGTGGTTCTAAATGTTGTAGTTACCGCAATTTATACAATCGGTGTATTAGCTGCTCTGCTTGCTTCAACATTAACAACAGAAAACTCGATTGCAGCGTCACAATCTTCCGGCTTAATCAATGGAATGGCTACAATTTTACTTACCCTACTCATTGATCCGCAAATAGGTCTAATTACTGATAAAGTACTAAGAGGAGAAAAAGAGTTCTCTGCTCTAAGTAAGGTTTTTGGATTATTAATGCTGTCGCGATTATTGGGAACTATCCTTGCACAAGTATTACTTTTACCAGCTGCTTATTGGATTCATTGGATGGTATCGGTTTTATAA
- a CDS encoding Crp/Fnr family transcriptional regulator: protein MQTIYDPVAARVLAEKNGLDQIFSSEVIQEMELRRYGDREAICSVGDVLEGLFILVEGKLKIHTLLPNGKSMLVRFARPTSIIGDVELLRQYPVKNQVESVGDSLLFVAGKKLMFKELENNTTLLRFLVGELSHKLYTLGQTSALNLLYPVENRFASYLLSLFADQGTGQYVEEIRTSTLTETAELLGTSYRHLNRIVKRFIEEGIIERKRGRLIVLHEGKLAELASGNLYE from the coding sequence ATGCAGACAATCTATGATCCGGTAGCTGCCCGTGTATTAGCGGAAAAGAACGGCCTGGATCAAATTTTTAGTTCAGAGGTTATTCAGGAGATGGAGCTGCGGCGATATGGGGATCGAGAGGCTATATGCTCTGTGGGTGATGTACTGGAAGGGTTATTCATACTAGTCGAAGGAAAGCTAAAAATCCATACGCTGCTCCCAAACGGCAAATCCATGCTGGTAAGATTCGCTAGGCCTACCTCAATTATTGGGGATGTAGAGCTGCTTCGGCAGTATCCGGTTAAAAATCAAGTCGAGTCTGTCGGAGACAGCCTGCTGTTTGTTGCTGGTAAAAAACTGATGTTCAAAGAGCTTGAGAATAATACTACACTGCTGCGATTTCTGGTAGGTGAGTTAAGCCATAAGCTGTATACCCTAGGCCAGACTTCCGCCTTGAATCTTCTATATCCTGTGGAAAATCGATTTGCCAGCTATCTACTCTCTCTATTCGCAGATCAAGGGACAGGACAGTATGTAGAGGAGATTCGTACTTCAACCTTAACGGAGACCGCAGAATTGCTGGGCACAAGCTACCGTCATCTCAACCGAATTGTAAAGCGTTTTATAGAAGAAGGCATTATCGAAAGAAAACGCGGTCGTTTGATCGTGCTCCATGAGGGCAAGCTGGCCGAGTTGGCTAGTGGAAATTTGTATGAGTGA
- a CDS encoding methyl-accepting chemotaxis protein: MASMLTDQVNRNWNKLSMVQDLTDKIRTADELGSRYIMSNTEENRNTYQTKYDELLPTITVAITELKNNGLSEGEQIGITDLEDRWNKYLNVLKESFALAKEGNFPSAHNKFTGLSLDSLIDSQVVFQEMLTKEIQSDQNLADSHRQLAMIVSLGVTGLSVALAAILALLISGRIVRPLHDVNKQLREIASGDADLTRKLNVRTKDEIGELANNFNKMTENLGAMIGQVTQSAAGLAISSAKLTSDSGQTARATERIADIMGEVASGAGQQMSDLQMNMTTLSEISVGIGQISASVQDISEASLRSSEFAVTGDKSIQAAINQMGSINLSIKTLSEQVNGFVSHSQEIGTIVGVIKGIASETNMLALNATIEAARAGEQGRGFAVVADQVRKLAEQSAESANRIADMAQTIQSDADLAMSKMKGSMVEVQEVSGAVEEISAATEDIVESIRSVTQISETTAGNTQNISAASQEQMASVEQIASSASALSTMAKGLQGLVARFNV, translated from the coding sequence ATGGCTTCTATGCTGACAGATCAGGTTAACCGTAATTGGAATAAGTTATCTATGGTTCAGGATCTGACGGATAAAATTCGGACAGCAGACGAACTGGGCTCGCGTTATATTATGAGTAATACGGAAGAGAATAGAAATACATATCAGACAAAGTATGACGAACTTCTTCCTACGATAACAGTTGCGATCACAGAGTTGAAGAATAATGGACTGAGTGAAGGTGAACAGATCGGAATAACAGACTTGGAAGACCGATGGAATAAGTATTTAAATGTACTGAAGGAATCCTTCGCGCTGGCAAAAGAGGGCAACTTCCCGAGTGCGCATAACAAATTCACCGGTTTATCCTTGGATTCCTTGATTGACTCTCAGGTGGTGTTTCAGGAGATGCTTACAAAGGAAATACAAAGCGATCAAAATCTAGCGGATTCCCACCGTCAACTCGCTATGATTGTCAGTCTTGGTGTGACGGGTTTATCGGTTGCATTGGCAGCGATCCTTGCCCTGTTAATCTCGGGACGTATTGTTAGACCGCTGCATGATGTGAACAAACAGCTAAGAGAAATTGCCTCCGGGGACGCGGATCTAACGCGCAAGCTGAATGTTCGTACAAAGGACGAGATTGGTGAATTGGCTAACAACTTTAATAAAATGACAGAAAATCTTGGAGCCATGATTGGACAGGTTACCCAATCGGCGGCAGGTCTGGCGATTTCCTCTGCCAAGCTAACTTCAGATAGCGGCCAAACCGCACGGGCTACTGAAAGAATCGCTGACATTATGGGGGAAGTAGCATCAGGAGCAGGCCAGCAGATGAGTGATTTGCAGATGAATATGACAACACTTTCGGAGATTTCAGTGGGTATCGGGCAAATTTCAGCGAGTGTTCAGGATATTTCCGAGGCATCACTGCGTTCTTCTGAATTCGCGGTTACGGGGGATAAGTCCATACAAGCCGCCATTAATCAGATGGGATCGATCAATTTGTCCATTAAGACCCTCTCCGAACAGGTGAATGGATTCGTGAGCCACTCCCAGGAGATTGGAACCATTGTGGGTGTTATAAAAGGAATTGCCTCTGAGACTAATATGCTGGCGCTGAATGCGACGATAGAGGCCGCCCGTGCAGGAGAGCAGGGCAGAGGTTTTGCTGTGGTTGCCGATCAGGTGCGGAAGTTGGCTGAGCAGTCGGCAGAATCTGCTAACCGTATCGCGGACATGGCTCAGACTATTCAATCGGATGCTGATCTGGCTATGAGCAAAATGAAAGGTAGTATGGTTGAGGTTCAGGAAGTGTCGGGTGCGGTAGAGGAAATTTCTGCAGCTACTGAAGACATTGTTGAATCCATTCGTTCGGTTACTCAAATCTCAGAAACTACCGCTGGGAATACCCAAAATATCTCGGCAGCCTCACAAGAGCAAATGGCCTCTGTGGAACAAATTGCTTCCTCCGCGAGCGCATTAAGTACAATGGCTAAGGGGCTTCAAGGGTTGGTAGCCAGATTTAATGTGTAG